AGGAATTGAAGGCAGAGCTACTGAAGTTTGCGCCTGAAGCGGATGTGCTGATCGGCAACCTCAGCTCCTCGCTCGCCGTCCATGCCGGAGAAGGCACGCTCGCATTCATGTGGAGAAGACCTCCTGCCTCTATAGAATAGAACCTTAGTCTTTGGTCCTGTTTCGTAGTATTTTTCCGGGAAAATGCGGGAATTTCTGATACACTAAGGGCATATGAAGACAACGAGGTGGATTCAATGCAACACGTCGAACGGGAACTTACTGAATACGTAAAACTATGCGATGCGAAAGGCCAATTGAATCCTAACGCCATTGGATACGCTAAAAAACCAATCTTCGAGTGCAATTTAAAAGGCAATTTTATGCGCAAGAAAAAATGGAACTATTGGTGCGTGTTTGGAGACGAAATCGTCTTTTCAGCCACCATCTGCCATCTGGATTATGCCGCGCTTTGCTTTGTATATTTCCTTAATTACGAAACGCAGCGGTTTTTTGAAAAGACCGTCATGGTGCCTTATTCCAGGAATTTACGCTTATCGGAAAGCGTACTGGACCACTCTCTCTTCCAAAATCAGGAAGTGTCTGTCCACGCTGTCTACGAAGATGGCAAGACTCGTCTGGCAGTAAGCATTCCAGATTTTGATGGGGAAAAGCTATCCGCCTCACTGACCATCGCTCATCCAGCTGAAATGGAATCATTGAATGTCGTCATTCCATGGAATCGGCAGACCTTCCAATTCACGGCGAAGCATCATGCGCTGCCGACTAACGGGACGGTCCAAATCGGGACAGCGCGTTATGATTTTGACGAAATGGATAGCTTTTCCGTTTTGGACTACGGACGGGGCGTATGGCCACGCACTGCTGTCTGGAACTGGGGCATGGCCTCCCAACGTTCGCACGGAAAAGTGATCGGGCTGAATTTTGGGGGCAAATGGACGGACGGTACGGGGATGACGGAGAATGCCTTTTTTGTTAATGGCCGCATGACCAAGATCAGCGAAGACGTCATTTTCCGCTACGATGAAAAAGATTTTAAGAAACCGTGGCTGATTCACACAAAGTTGACCGATGACGTTCAGCTGACATTCACTCCTTTTTACGAGCGGGTCTCAAAATCAGACGCGCGGCTCGTGAAATCGGAAATTCACCAATTGTTCGGATATTATAATGGCTATGTCCGTTATGCAGATGGCAAGAAGTTAAAAATCCACCAATTGCTTGGCTCTGCAGAAGAGCATTACGCAAAATGGTAATCAAACCAAAACCGCCCGGTGGCTGTCTAGTCGACAGCCACCGGGCGGTTTCTTATTATGACTTATCTGTGTCCCTCAATAAATGGCTATACCACGGCTCGCCAATAAAGAATACAGGCACGAGCAACAATGCGGTAACGAGTGGCCAGCTTGCCAGATCAGTGAATCCCAAAGCGAGTGCAGCAAGAATCCAGATAACGAGCGCCGTCTGTTTCAAACTAATTCCACCAACAGTTTCTCCGGGTAATCCGTAAAGATGCCGTTTACCCCGATGTCCCGCAATTGTTCAGCATAATCCAGCCGATTAACCGTGTACACATAGACCTCACAGCCTTTCCCGACTAGTTCCGCACCGTGGCGAAGCGCAAATGGCAAGGACAGATGAAGCCGTTTCGTCCCGACAGTGTCAGCATAAGCCGCCATGTCTACTAAAATATTGGAAGCCAAAATAGCCCCTGTGACATTATGTTGCCCGGTCGCTTCCTGGACATCCAAGTGATTGAAAGAAGAAATGACCAGCCGATTTTCTAGGCCGTGGCTTACGGCAAGCTCGAC
This is a stretch of genomic DNA from Planococcus maritimus. It encodes these proteins:
- a CDS encoding DUF2804 domain-containing protein, which gives rise to MQHVERELTEYVKLCDAKGQLNPNAIGYAKKPIFECNLKGNFMRKKKWNYWCVFGDEIVFSATICHLDYAALCFVYFLNYETQRFFEKTVMVPYSRNLRLSESVLDHSLFQNQEVSVHAVYEDGKTRLAVSIPDFDGEKLSASLTIAHPAEMESLNVVIPWNRQTFQFTAKHHALPTNGTVQIGTARYDFDEMDSFSVLDYGRGVWPRTAVWNWGMASQRSHGKVIGLNFGGKWTDGTGMTENAFFVNGRMTKISEDVIFRYDEKDFKKPWLIHTKLTDDVQLTFTPFYERVSKSDARLVKSEIHQLFGYYNGYVRYADGKKLKIHQLLGSAEEHYAKW